One genomic region from Aliarcobacter cryaerophilus ATCC 43158 encodes:
- the hslU gene encoding ATP-dependent protease ATPase subunit HslU — protein sequence MDMTPRQIVAYLDDYIIGQNDAKKTIALALRNRYRRMRVEPNLQEEIMPKNILMIGSTGVGKTEIARRMAKMMGLPFVKVEASKYTEVGFVGRDVESMIRDLLYESINLVTKEFEEKIKDKIDDEVNKKIIEKLVPPLPESASESAKESFIKTYNLMEKKLLNGDLDDKKIEIELPKKAHVEIIDSSLPFDMSSMQESLNKMLGSLNKEKIKKEVSIKDAKILLRGVASESLLDTEAIKIEALKRAENGGIIFIDEIDKIASGKKNQGQDPSKEGVQRDLLPIVEGSSVQTKFGQIKTDHILFIAAGAFHVSKPSDLIPELQGRFPLRVELESLDEEALYKILTNTKNSLLRQYKALLKVEDVELEFDDDAIKAFAKYSVAANEKTEDIGARRLHTVIEKVIEDISFDADEKKGSKVVVTSKLVSEKLEKIVDNVDVTRYIL from the coding sequence AGAGATTATGCCAAAAAATATTCTAATGATTGGAAGTACAGGAGTTGGTAAAACTGAAATTGCAAGAAGAATGGCAAAAATGATGGGACTTCCTTTTGTAAAAGTAGAAGCTAGTAAATATACAGAAGTTGGATTTGTAGGAAGAGATGTTGAGTCTATGATTAGAGACCTTCTTTATGAAAGTATAAATCTTGTTACAAAAGAGTTTGAAGAGAAAATTAAAGATAAAATTGATGATGAAGTAAATAAAAAAATAATTGAGAAATTAGTACCACCACTTCCTGAAAGTGCAAGTGAGAGTGCAAAAGAGTCATTTATAAAAACTTATAATCTAATGGAAAAGAAGTTATTAAATGGTGATTTAGATGACAAAAAAATTGAAATAGAATTACCTAAAAAAGCTCATGTTGAGATAATTGATTCTAGCTTACCATTTGATATGAGTTCTATGCAAGAGAGTCTTAATAAAATGTTAGGAAGCTTAAATAAAGAAAAAATAAAAAAAGAAGTAAGCATAAAAGATGCAAAAATTCTTTTAAGAGGTGTTGCTAGTGAGAGTTTATTAGATACTGAAGCTATTAAAATAGAAGCTTTAAAAAGAGCTGAAAACGGTGGAATTATTTTTATAGACGAGATAGATAAAATTGCAAGTGGAAAGAAAAATCAAGGACAAGATCCATCAAAAGAGGGAGTTCAAAGAGATTTACTTCCAATAGTTGAAGGTAGTAGTGTTCAAACTAAATTTGGACAAATAAAAACTGATCATATTTTATTTATAGCTGCTGGTGCATTTCATGTATCAAAACCTAGTGATTTAATACCAGAACTACAAGGAAGATTTCCTCTTAGAGTTGAGTTAGAAAGTCTTGATGAAGAAGCTCTTTATAAAATTTTAACAAATACAAAAAATTCACTTTTAAGACAATATAAGGCTCTTTTAAAAGTTGAAGATGTTGAGCTTGAATTTGATGATGATGCTATAAAAGCTTTTGCAAAATATAGTGTTGCAGCAAATGAAAAAACAGAAGATATAGGTGCAAGAAGACTTCATACTGTTATTGAAAAAGTTATTGAAGATATATCTTTTGATGCAGATGAGAAAAAAGGTTCAAAAGTAGTTGTAACGAGTAAATTAGTATCAGAAAAACTTGAGAAGATTGTTGATAATGTTGATGTTACAAGATATATATTGTAA